CCGGCCGGCCGCGGCCAGTTCCTCGGCCACGTCGTACCGCAGGGTGTCCAGGGTGACCAGCAGCAGGTCGTGGCTGCCGATGACGGCGTTCATGTCGGGCGCCGAGTCGGCCACCGGGGTGGCGGTCGCGGCGGCGGCCGGAGGGGCGACCGGGGGCGTCGGGGTCATCGGGGGTGTTCCGTTCTGAGCAGGGCGGCGATCTGGGCGCCGTAGGTGTCCAGGCCCTCGGCGGGGGTGCCGGGCAGCCCGGTGAGGTTCGGCAGCAGGTCGCCGAAGGCGTTGACCTCGCCGACCACGAACCGGCGCCAGCCGGCCGTGGGCAGCACGTCCACGCCCACCATCGGGGAGTGCGGGAAGCAGGCCGCCGCGCGCTCGGCCGTCTCCAGCAGGCGGGGCCAGGCCGGCCCGGCCGCCTCCCGGGCGAGCGCCAGGTCGCCGCGGGAGCCGCCCAGGTGGAGGTTGGTCATCGGGTGCCCGCTGGTGCGCACCACCGCGTGGGTGGCGCGGCCGTCGACCACCACCACCCGCAGGTCGGCGGAGCGGCCGTGCTGGGACGCCTTCGGCACCCACGCCTCGACGTGCAGCCCCTCCGGCGCCAGCGCGTCGACCAGGGCGGCGACCTCCCGCTCGGTGCGGTAGCGGCGCACCCGCAGCGAGTTGTGCAGCCCGTCCGGGCCGGGTTCGGCGGAGGTGGTGGCCACCACCCGGCCGGGCCCCGCGAGCTCCAGGGCCAGCACCCCGGAGGCCGAGGAGCCGTGCGCGGCCTTGACGAAGACCCGGCGCAGCCCGGCCTCCGCGAGCCGCTCCCGCAGGTCGGCCCAGCCGGTGGGCGTCCCGTCGAGGGCGCGCGGCACCGGCACCCCGGCGGCGGCCAGCCGGGCGTGCGCCAGCCGCTTGTCGAACATCACGGCGATCTCGTCCGGATCGCCGAGCAGCCGCACCCCGGGCGCCCCGGCCAGCGAGCGCAGCGCGGCGACCACCCCGGCGTACCAGGCGGCGCCGCCCTCCACCCGGGTCGGCGCGTACCCGGCGCCGAGCACCGGGCCGCGCAGCAGCGCGTCCACCGCGGTGTCCTCGCCGGGCGACTCGATCCGCAGCAGGGTGCCCGGGTCCGGCCGGCGCCCGTCCCGCAGCACCTCCAGCCAGGGCAGGACGGCGGGCTCGGGCAGCCCGAAGGAGCGGGCCGCGGCGGCGAACAGCGCGACCCGCCGGTGGCCCGGGTTGCCGAGCACGGTGAGCCGCGGCGGCGTCACCGGCGCCCGCTCCCGGCCGGCGCGGCGGTGCTACTCGGCGACGGCCACATAGCGCCAGTCGTCCTCGGGCTTGTTGCCGTCGGAGAGGTCCAGCTCCACCCCCGGCAGGGCCTCCACCAGGCGGTCGCGCACCTGGTCGGTCAGGTAGTGGTGGTGCAGGTCCAGCGAGGTCAGGTGGGTGAGCGGCTGCCCCTCCAGCAGGGCGGCGACGCCCTCGTCGGTCAGCGCGCCCATGGACAGCGCCAGGCGCTCCAGCCGGGCCACCACCGGGGCCTCGGCCACGGCGGCGGCGATCTCGTCCTGGTACTCGCTGTTCTGCAGGCCCAGGTGGCGCAGCGCGGGCAGGGCCGCGCCGCTGAGGAAGGGCTCCAGGTCGCCGATGGTGGAGTCGCCGCCGTACTCGTCGACGCCCAGCCACAGCTCCAGCCGCTCCAGGACGGGGAGGTCGCAGGCGCCGACCGCCCGGACCACCGCGGCGGGCAGGCCGCCGGCCTCGAAGCGCAGCGCCCGCAGGTGCTCGTGTCGCACCGGCTCCAGCTCCAGGCCGCCGTTGCCGTCCCAGTCCTTGCCGGCGCCGCGGACGACCAGCTCCTCCAGCCGCGGGAACGCCCGGAACACCGGGGTCACGTCGCACATCTGGAGCCAGGAGATCTCGCACTCCTCGAAGGTCACGTCGCCGACGAACAGCCCGCGCAGCGCGGGCAGCCGGTCGGCCGCCCCGGTGACCGCGGCCAGCGGCTCGGTCAGCATCTCCGGCTCCTCCTGGAACCACTGGCCGACCACCACGGCGCGGACCCGCTCGGTGTCGACGGTGTCCAGGAACTGCTGCCAGCGCTCGACGAAGGTCTGCTCCGACTCGTAGTCCACCCCGACCTTCCAGGCCACGTCGGGCGCGGCCGGGAGCTCGGCGCCGTCCGCCACGGCGGCGACGAAGTCGAAGACGGGGAGGTCGTGGAAACGCTCGATGTGCCGGCTGATCGCCATGCGCTGCTCCTCGGAGTGGTGGGGCCGGGCCCAGTGTGCCAAGCGGTGCTGACACCCCGCCGGGCGGGGACGGGTCGGCGGGCCGACGACGGGCGTTGTCAGCACGGGCCCCTAGCTTGTGCCCTCAGGAGGCCGGCACCCTGTCGGCCGGTCCGAGGGAGGGCTGATGTACCGCCAGGGTGACGTGCTGCTCGCGCCGGTCGCGGAGGAGGCGGTGCCGCGGTCGGTGGCCACGCTGCCGCAGCAGCCGAGGGACGGCCGCGGCCGGCTGGTGCTGGCCCTCGGCGAGGTGACCGGCCACGCCCACGCCGTGGTCGGCCCCGGGGAACTGCGGCGCGAGGCCGGTCCGTTCGGCGCGGCCTGGCTGCACCTGCCGGACGGCGGCCGGGTGGTGCACGAGGAGCACGCGGCGATCGCGCTGCCGAAGGGCTGGTACCGCGTGGTGCGCCAGCGGGAGTACGTGCCGGGCGCCGTGCGCGTCGTGGCGGACTGAGGGGTGCGGGAGATGACGGTTCGACAGGTCGTGGCGCCCGACGAGGCGGCGGCGCGGTGGCGGGCGGTGGCGGCGGCGACCGGGCCGGCCGACCGGCCCGCCGTGGAGCGGGCGGTTGGGGCCGCGTACCGGGCGGCGGGCCTGCCCGAGCCCGCCGCCGTGGTGTGGTTCGACTCGCCGCTGTCCGCGGCCGCCGCGGCGCTGGTGCTGCGCGGCGCGGTCCAGGCGGACGACGGGTGGTTCGCCGAGGCGGCCCGGCGGGTGGTGGACGAGGCCGTCGTCGAGGCGGTCGCACGGCTGGTCGGCGCCGGGGTGGAGCTCCGAGGCGGCGCGGTCCCGGTCCGCGAGGCGGTCCGGACGGCACCCTGGGAGCGGGTCCGCCGCGCCGTGCACCAGGACCTCGGGCCGCACGGCTGGACCGAGCTGTGGGCCGCCACCGGCGGCACCCTCGGGCCCGCCGTCCGGGTGCCGGCCTCCCGTATCCGGGACGCCGTGCTCGACCGGCTGACCACCGGTCCCACCGCCACGGCCGAGGAGCGGGCCGGGGTTCGGCTCGCCCTGCTGGACGCGGTGCTCGGCCAGCACGACGCCCCCTGGCTGGCAGCCTTCGACGCGGCCGGCGCGCTGGACGGGCCGGACGGGTCGGACGGGCTGGCGGCCCTGGCCGAGGTCGCGGCCGGCGCCGGCTGGTGGTGGCCGTACGACCGGGTCGCCCTGGTCGCCGAGCGCCCGGTGGTGCTGCACCGGGACGAGGCCGGCCGGCTGGACCGGGCGGACGGCCCGGCGCTGGCCTTCGCCGACGGCTTCGCCCTGCACGCCTGGCGCGGCATGCCGGTGCCGCCGGACTTCCTGGCCGGCCTCGCCGGTCTGGACACCGACCGGATCCGCACCGAGGAGAACGCCGAGCTGCGTCGGGTGATGCTGGAGCACTACGGCTACGACCGCTACCTCGCCGAGTCCGGGGCCGAGCCGCTGCACCGGGACGAGACCGGGAAGCTGTGGCGGATCAGGCTCCCCGGGGACGAGCCGGTGCTCATGGTCGAGGTGGTCAACT
The window above is part of the Kitasatospora sp. HUAS MG31 genome. Proteins encoded here:
- a CDS encoding STM4015 family protein, with the translated sequence MAISRHIERFHDLPVFDFVAAVADGAELPAAPDVAWKVGVDYESEQTFVERWQQFLDTVDTERVRAVVVGQWFQEEPEMLTEPLAAVTGAADRLPALRGLFVGDVTFEECEISWLQMCDVTPVFRAFPRLEELVVRGAGKDWDGNGGLELEPVRHEHLRALRFEAGGLPAAVVRAVGACDLPVLERLELWLGVDEYGGDSTIGDLEPFLSGAALPALRHLGLQNSEYQDEIAAAVAEAPVVARLERLALSMGALTDEGVAALLEGQPLTHLTSLDLHHHYLTDQVRDRLVEALPGVELDLSDGNKPEDDWRYVAVAE
- a CDS encoding DUF6745 domain-containing protein, whose protein sequence is MTVRQVVAPDEAAARWRAVAAATGPADRPAVERAVGAAYRAAGLPEPAAVVWFDSPLSAAAAALVLRGAVQADDGWFAEAARRVVDEAVVEAVARLVGAGVELRGGAVPVREAVRTAPWERVRRAVHQDLGPHGWTELWAATGGTLGPAVRVPASRIRDAVLDRLTTGPTATAEERAGVRLALLDAVLGQHDAPWLAAFDAAGALDGPDGSDGLAALAEVAAGAGWWWPYDRVALVAERPVVLHRDEAGRLDRADGPALAFADGFALHAWRGMPVPPDFLAGLAGLDTDRIRTEENAELRRVMLEHYGYDRYLAESGAEPLHRDETGKLWRIRLPGDEPVLMVEVVNSTAEPDGTFRTYWLRVPPDTRTARAGVAWTFGLREEEYRPQRET
- a CDS encoding STM4014 family protein, with amino-acid sequence MTPPRLTVLGNPGHRRVALFAAAARSFGLPEPAVLPWLEVLRDGRRPDPGTLLRIESPGEDTAVDALLRGPVLGAGYAPTRVEGGAAWYAGVVAALRSLAGAPGVRLLGDPDEIAVMFDKRLAHARLAAAGVPVPRALDGTPTGWADLRERLAEAGLRRVFVKAAHGSSASGVLALELAGPGRVVATTSAEPGPDGLHNSLRVRRYRTEREVAALVDALAPEGLHVEAWVPKASQHGRSADLRVVVVDGRATHAVVRTSGHPMTNLHLGGSRGDLALAREAAGPAWPRLLETAERAAACFPHSPMVGVDVLPTAGWRRFVVGEVNAFGDLLPNLTGLPGTPAEGLDTYGAQIAALLRTEHPR